The DNA sequence CGTCGCGCGAGGAGAGGTCCGCGAGAAACGTCCGCGGGACCGGCAGTCCGCAGACGACCCGCAGCCTGTCGCCCTCGGCTTCGACCGTCCGAACCCGTTGCCACGGGACGAGCGACCGCGGCTTCCCGCCCTCGCTCCGGACGAGCAGGCCGTTGTCGATGACGGCGAGTTCCGTCGTCTCCGGGCCAGTGAAGAAGACGATAGCGAGCGTCCCGAGGACGAAGCCGACCACGGAGCCGATGCCGACCGTGCCTTCGAGGAGATACGACATGACCGCGAGGGTTGGGACGGCCCCGAGAAGCGGGTAGACGAGCTGTTGCCAGCGCGGCTGCTGTGCGGTGACGACGGCGTGAATCGGTACCCCGTCGGCGAGAGTACGGACGCGTCGGAACTCGCCGACCACGCCGACGAGGATACCGCCGACTGCCAGGCCGACGAACGCCCACGTGGCGGTGAGACCGACGTCCGAGACAAGTCCGGCCAGCCGTCCACCGACGGCGACGAGGACCGGCAACAGCAGTAGCCCGGCGATAGCGACGTGAAGCCGCCAGCGGAGCGTCGCGTCGACTCGCTCGGGGATCTGTTCGAGGGCGGTCCAGACGGCGATGGCGACGACGACGCCGAGCGCGCCGAGCGGCTCTTCGACAGGGACGTCGACGCCGGGGGCGACGACCAGTGCCCCGACGACGGCGGCGGCGGTGACGATGCCGACGGTGAGACTGAAGCCGTCGGCGGAGGGGAGGCGGGGACGCATCGGCCGAGAGTTCTCGTGGGTCGTGGTAAAGTCTTGACCCGTTTCCGACGACAGTCGGTCCACGCTGGGGTGGTGGAGAGACTGCCGTGGGCGAGAGACAGACGACGGTCTCGGGGCGCAGAACGTCCGTTTCTGCCGGACGAAGGTTAAGCCGACGCGTGTGGTATGATACACCATGGCAGACACATCGCCGGAGTTCGACGAGTCGTTCACGGAGGAGATCGAGATCGACGACGGCGAGTTCGACCAGCTGTTCGGCATCGTCGTCGACGGTGTCGTCGGCGCGGCGGGCGGGCTGGTCGGCACGGCGATGTTGACCGGCGTGTTGCTCGTCGCGGAGTCGGTCGGAGCCTTCTCGCGGGAGTCGTTCGCGTCGCTGGCGACGCTCGTCGGGCTGGAGGCGTTCGGCCCGGCAGTCGTCATCGGCTATCTCGTCTTCCTCGCGAACGGGATGGTGCCGTTTCCGCTGCTGTTCGCCTCGGTGATGGAGTATCTCCCAGGCGAGCGGCCGCCGGTCAGCGGGATGGTCTTCGGTGCCATCCTCTGGACCGGGTTCGTCCTCGCG is a window from the Halogranum gelatinilyticum genome containing:
- a CDS encoding DUF6789 family protein produces the protein MADTSPEFDESFTEEIEIDDGEFDQLFGIVVDGVVGAAGGLVGTAMLTGVLLVAESVGAFSRESFASLATLVGLEAFGPAVVIGYLVFLANGMVPFPLLFASVMEYLPGERPPVSGMVFGAILWTGFVLAFNEGFTGFALVGYVVLTFVAHLAYGFGLGLVFEYLSTRPDSLV